Proteins encoded within one genomic window of Esox lucius isolate fEsoLuc1 chromosome 12, fEsoLuc1.pri, whole genome shotgun sequence:
- the itpr3 gene encoding inositol 1,4,5-trisphosphate receptor type 3 isoform X1: MSDSMSSFLHIGDIVSLYAEGSVNGFISTLGLVDDRCVVEPAAGDLENPPKKFRDCLFKVCPMNRYSAQKQFWKAKQAKHEKDKIADVVLLQKLQHASNLEQKQNETENKKVHGDVVKYGTVIQLLHMKSNKYLTVNKRLPALLEKNAMRVTLDGTGNEGSWMFIQPFWKLRATGDNVVVGDKVILNPVNAGQPLHASSYELSDHTGCKEVNSVNCNTSWKINLFMMFSDHKDEVLKGGDVVRLFHAEQEKFLTCDEYKSSLHVFLRTTLRQSATSATSSNALWEVEVVHHDPCRGGAGHWNSLYRFKHLATGNYLAAEENPGYKGDSVEIQASVAEDTLDTRGKLKILGERIKYKLVAMTHGNDIASLFELDPTTLQKTDSFVPRNSYVRLRHLCTNTWIQSTNVPIDIDEERPIRLMLGTCPTKEDKEAFAIVSVPVMEIRDLDFANDASFMLSTIVDRFNEGFISPNDRRFAIKLLEDLVFFVVDTPNSGQMVLDVVMTKANRERQKLMREQNILKQVFGILKAPFKDKGTEGPLLRLEELSDQKNTPYQYMFRLCYRVLRHSQEDYRKNQEHIAKQFGVMQSQIGYDILAEDTITALLHNNRKLLEKHITKKEVETFVSLVRKNREPRFLDYLSDLCVSNNVAIPVTQELICKCVLDPKNQDILIKTERRSPKEMPHATDYMGMEEYTEEDEVWLVWTDKTNEKQEKSIRQLAQEARQGNAHDENVLTYYRYQLKLFARMCLDRQYLAIDEISKQLDVELIFLCMMDETLPFDLRASFCRLMLHAHVDRDPQELVTPVKFARLWTEIPTSISIKDYDSNMDDSRDNKKNRFANTMVFMEEYLNNVLNDDLPFADEEKNKLTYEVVSLARHLIYFGFYSFFELLRLTRTLLGIIDCIPNPSLINAMFQDEGSGKNMKRSIHGVGQMMSTMVLSRKQSMFGGPVRSVSTIEGQSRSKDSIDKQDVTVMDTKLKILEILQFILNVRLDYRLSFLLSVFKKEFVDVYPMADADATTSMEQAATINLQHIGEQAEAMFGVGKGNSILEVDDEGGRMFLRVLIHLTMHDYPPLVSGALQLLFKHFSQRQEVLHTFKQVQLLISAQDVDNYKLIKSDLDRLRTMVEKSELWVDKKGSSGGGEGKKDKKDKVEMTSEDVTPKKENSDKSNENYQKVKEILERLNKMCSSGVWKKQQRLLKNMGAHKVMLDLLQVSYDQVRDNDTKMQGIIKCAHLFLQKFCMGNLENQMLLHKNLSLFLNPGLMEAETVQHIFSNNYQLCSEISENVLQHFIHCLATHGRHVQYLNFLHTIIKAEGKYVKKCQDMIMTELTNAGEDVVVFYNDKASFATMLDLMAESREGVQEHSPLRYHISLVELLAACAEGKNVYTEIKCTSLLPLEDVVRVVTHEDCITEVKVAYVNFVNHCYVDTEVEMKEIYTSNHIWKLFEDFTVDMARVCNKREKRLSDPILEKYIINVVFDTINAFFSSPFSENSTSLQTHHTIVTQLLQSSMRLLDCPWLQQQQKGVVETCIRTLAMTAKSRSISLPLDLESQITTMLSSSTLNSLSRSNASYKSSTRSNRPSVPSNPWDYKNIIEKLQDIINTMEERLKPLVNAELSVLVDVLHQPELLFLEGTDARQRCESGGFISKLIQHTKALMNSEEKLCIKVLRTLQEMLIRTLDFDEKGIALRKVLLQNYLFTNKKVNNKADLADLGATGAEQERDWVAIAAVQCRLDREGGTKLFTDLVMSTKNDKIFQESIQLAICLLEGGNTEIQNSFYKLMMGDNKSEKFFKVLHDRMKNAQMDIKANVSVSVGEMSNKANDNKDLDTGSNTMPHLGPSISPVPVAALAPESEQKEVETEMGPAVIIMKPILRFLQLLCENHNQDLQNFLRCQNNKTNYNLVCETLQFLDIMCGSTTGGLGLLGLYINESNVGLITQTLETLTEYCQGPCQENQTCIVTHESNGIDIITALILNDISPLCRYRMEMVLKLKDNASKLLLALMESRHDSENAERILFNLRPRELVKVIKKAYQQESECEGGEVSPQEVGHNIYILALQLARHNKILFSLLKPAKRTKEGEDGISSMLNLNNRPLAQMLKPTVPMEVEEQDPLEFYDKHTSQIEIVREDRSMEQIVFPIHPICEFLTEESKFRVFNTTEQDEQGSKVTHFFQQASFLHNEMEWQKKLRSMPVLFWFSRRMSTWGSISFNLAVFINLIIAFFYPYDSGQGAIDDSMLSMLFWGFLGLSVMGMFSQRYGLRPFTVALILRSIYSFGIGPTLILLGTLNLINKIVFVVSFVGNNGTFIMGYRAMIMDVEFLYHLAYVLTSTLGLCVHELFYSFLLFDLIYREETLFNVIKSVTRNGRSILLTALLALILVYLFSIVGFLCLKNDFIMEVDPLPQIQSGEHDNEVASQDFLNSCSGDGVSCTSEAGLPAEPDEENNSERACDTLLMCIVTVLNHGLRNGGGVGDVLRKPSKNEPLFPARVVYDLLFYFIVIIIVLNLIFGVIIDTFADLRSEKQKKEEILKTTCFICGLERDKFDNKTVSFEEHIKLEHNIWNYLYFIVLVREKNKTDYTGPESYVAHMIKNKNLDWFPRMQAMSLVVTDGDGEQNEMRNLQDRLTSTMNVVSQLTGQLTELKEQMTEQRKRRQRMGFVDVQSGGVGAANMPPSAAGGNHQMYNKP, encoded by the exons GTTGGTGGATGATCGATGTGTGGTAGAACCAGCTGCAGGGGACCTGGAAAATCCCCCCAAGAAgttcagag ACTGCCTCTTCAAAGTTTGTCCCATGAACCGCTATTCTGCACAGAAACAGTTCTGGAAAGCCAAGCAGGCCAAACACGAGAAGGACAAGATTGCAGATGTGGTGCTACTTCAAAAACTACAG CACGCTTCCAATCTGGAGCAGAAACAAAATGAGACGGAAAACAAGAAGGTCCACGGAGATGTAGTGAAGTACGGCACTGTCATTCAG CTCCTCCATATGAAGAGTAATAAGTATCTGACTGTGAATAAGCGTCTGCCTGCCCTGCTGGAGAAGAATGCCATGCGGGTCACCCTGGATGGGACGGGGAATGAGGGCTCCTGGATGTTCATCCAGCCCTTCTGGAAGCTACGCGCGACTGGAGACAAC GTAGTGGTGGGAGATAAGGTCATCCTGAACCCAGTGAACGCAGGCCAGCCACTACATGCCAGTAGCTATGAGCTCTCAGACCACACTGGATGCAAGGAG GTCAACTCTGTCAACTGTAACACCAGTTGGAAGATCAACCTGTTCATGATGTTTAGCGACCATAAGGATGAAGTATTGAAAGGA GGGGACGTGGTGCGCCTGTTCCACGCGGAGCAGGAGAAGTTCCTGACCTGTGACGAGTACAAGTCCAGTCTGCATGTGTTCCTTCGCACCACCCTGCGTCAGTCTGCTACCTCAGCCACCAGCTCCAATGCACTGTGGGAGGTGGAG GTGGTGCATCATGACCCATGCAGAGGGGGAGCAGGACACTGGAACAGTCTGTATCGCTTCAAACACCTGGCCACAGGGAACTACCTGGCTGCTGAG GAGAATCCGGGATATAAAGGTGACAGTGTTGAAATCCAAGCTTCGGTGGCTGAAGATACG CTGGACACTAGAGGGAAACTGAAGATTTTAGGCGAGCGGATCAAATACAAGCTGGTGGCCATGACTCATGGGAATGACATTGCCTCCTTGTTTGAGCTGGACCCCACCACTCTGCAGAAAACAGACTCCTTTGTGCCAAG GAATTCCTATGTGCGTCTCAGACACCTATGCACCAACACATGGATCCAGAGTACCAACGTGCCCATAGACATAGACGAGGAGAGACCCATCCGACTCATG CTGGGCACTTGTCCTACCAAGGAGGATAAGGAGGCCTTTGCCATTGTCTCCGTGCCAGTGATGGAGATCCGGGATCTGGACTTTGCCAACGATGCCAGTTTCATGCTGAGCACCATAGTGGACAGGTTCAACGAGGGCTTCATCAGCCCTAACGACAGAAG GTTTGCAATTAAGCTGCTGGAGGACCTGGTATTCTTTGTGGTGGACACACCCAATAGTGGACAGATGGTGCTGGATGTGGTAATGACCAAGGCCAACCGTGAAAGACAGAAACTCATGAGGGAGCAAAACATCCTAAAACAG GTCTTCGGGATCTTGAAGGCCCCGTTTAAAGATAAAGGGACAGAGGGCCCATTACTGCGATTGGAGGAGCTGTCAGACCAGAAGAATACCCCATACCAGTACATGTTCCGCCTCTGTTACCGGGTTCTGCGACACTCACAGGAAGACTACCGAAAGAATCAG GAACACATAGCCAAGCAGTTTGGGGTGATGCAGTCTCAGATAGGCTATGACATTCTAGCTGAGGACACCATCACTGCTCTACTGCACAACAATCGTAAGCTGCTGGAGAAACACATCACAAAGAAGGAGGTGGAGACCTTTGTTAGCCTGGTGCGGAAGAACAGGGAACCCAG ATTTTTAGACTACCTGTCCGATCTGTGTGTATCCAACAACGTAGCCATTCCAGTAACTCAGGAGCTGATCTGTAAGTGTGTGCTCGATCCAAAAAACCAAGACATCCTCATCAAGACCGA ACGCCGTTCGCCCAAAGAGATGCCCCATGCCACTGATTACATGGGCATGGAGGAGTATACTGAAGAGGATGAGGTGTGGCTGGTCTGGACCGACAAGACCAATGAGAAGCAAGAGAAGAGCATCAGACAACTAGCCCAGGAGGCCAGGCAGGGAAACGCGCATGACGAGAATGTGCTAACTTACTACAG GTACCAGTTGAAGCTGTTTGCGAGGATGTGTTTGGACCGCCAGTACCTAGCCATAGACGAGATCTCTAAGCAGCTGGATGTGGAGCTCATCTTCCTGTGCATGATGGACGAGACGCTGCCCTTTGACCTTCGTGCCTCATTCTGCCGACTCATGCTGCATGCGCACGTTGACCGAGACCCGCAGGAGCTGGTCACACCTGTCAAGTTTGCGCGTCTGTGGACCGAGATCCCCACCTCTATCTCAATTAAAGA CTATGACTCCAACATGGATGACTCGCGGGACAATAAGAAGAACAGGTTTGCCAACACCATGGTATTCATGGAGGAGTACCTGAACAATGTCCTCAATGATGACTTGCCTTTCGCCGACGaggagaaaaacaaactaaCCTATGAG GTCGTGAGTCTGGCCAGACACCTCATCTACTTTGGCTTCTACAGTTTCTTTGAGTTGCTGAGGTTGACTCGGACCCTACTGGGAATCATTGACTGTATCCCCAACCCTTCATTGATCAATGCCATGTTCCAGGATGAAGGCAGTG GGAAGAACATGAAGCGTTCCATTCATGGCGTAGGCCAAATGATGTCCACCATGGTGCTGAGCCGGAAACAATCCATGTTTGGAGGTCCAGTGAGGAGCGTTTCCACCATAGAGGGTCAGAGCCGCAGCAAGGACAGCATCGACAAACAGGATGTCACCGTCATGGACACCAAACTGAAAATCCTGGAAATCCTGCAG TTCATCCTGAATGTCCGCCTGGACTACCGTCTCTCCTTCCTGCTGTCTGTCTTCAAAAAGGAGTTTGTCGATGTTTATCCAATGGCAGATGCCGATGCTACAACGTCCATGGAGCAAGCAG CCACCATCAACCTGCAGCACATTGGAGAGCAGGCAGAGGCCATGTTTGGTGTGGG CAAGGGGAACAGCATTCTGGAGGTGGATGACGAGGGTGGTCGTATGTTCCTGAGGGTTCTAATCCATCTCACCATGCATGACTACCCACCTCTGGTTTCTGGTGCCCTTCAGCTGCTCTTCAAACACTTCAGCCAGAGACAGGAGGTGCTGCACACCTTCAAACAG GTCCAGTTGCTGATCTCGGCGCAGGATGTTGATAACTACAAGCTGATAAAGAGCgacctggaccgcctccgcacTATGGTGGAGAAGTCTGAGCTCTGGGTGGACAAGAAGGGTAGCTcaggtggaggggaggggaagAAAGACAAGAAGGACAAAGTagag ATGACCTCAGAAGATGTGACCCCAAAGAAGGAGAACTCGGATAAAAGCAACGAGAACTACCAGAAAGTCAAAGAA ATCCTGGAGCGTCTGAATAAGATGTGCAGTTCGGGTGTGTGGAAGAAACAGCAGAGACTCCTGAAGAACATGGGAGCCCATAAAGTGATGCTGGACCTGCTGCAAGTATCGTACGATCAGGTGAGGGAT AATGACACCAAGATGCAGGGGATAATCAAGTGCGCTCACCTGTTCCTGCAGAAGTTTTGCATGGGGAACCTAGAGAACCAGATGCTGCTCCATAAGAACCTCAGCCTTTTCCTCAATCCAGGA CTCATGGAGGCAGagacagtgcaacacatctttAGTAATAATTACCAGCTGTGTTCAGAGATCAGTGAGAACGTGCTGCAGCATTTCATCCACTGCCTGGCCACTCACGGACGCCACGTCCAGTACCTCAACTTCCTGCACACCATCATCAAGGCCGAGGGCAAGTATGTCAAGAAGTGTCAGGACATGATCATGACTGAG TTAACCAACGCTGGGGAGGATGTGGTGGTGTTCTACAATGACAAGGCTTCATTTGCCACCATGCTCGATCTTATGGCAGAGTCCAGGGAGGGGGTTCAAGAACACAGCCCCCTGCGATACCACATCTCCCTAGTAGAGCTGCTGGCCGCCTGTGCTGAGGGCAAGAATGTGTACACCGAGATCAAATGCACCTCACTGCTGCCCCTAGAGGATGTAGTGAGAGTGGTCACACACGAGGACTGCATCACAGAG GTGAAGGTGGCCTATGTGAACTTTGTGAACCACTGCTACGTCGATACGGAGGTAGAGATGAAGGAGATCTACACCAGCAATCACATCTGGAAACTGTTTGAGGACTTCACTGTGGACATGGCCAGG GTGTGTAACAAGAGAGAGAAGCGTCTAAGTGATCCTATCCTGGAGAAGTACATCATCAATGTGGTGTTTGACACGATCAACGCCTTCTTCAGTTCCCCCTTCTCTGAAAACAGCACTTCTCTACAG ACCCACCACACCATCGTGACCCAGCTGCTCCAGTCTAGCATGCGTCTGCTGGATTGTCCCTGGCTGCAGCAGCAACAGAAAGGCGTGGTGGAGACCTGCATTCGGACGCTGGCCATGACAG CGAAGAGTCGCTCCATCTCCCTGCCGTTGGACCTGGAGTCTCAGATTACCACCATGCTGAGCAGCAGTACTCTCAACTCTCTGTCCCGCTCCAACGCCAGCTACAAGAGCTCCACCCGCTCCAACCGCCCCTCTGTCCCGAGCAACCCCTGGGACTACAAGAACATAATAGAGAAGCTGCAG GACATCATCAACACCATGGAGGAACGTCTGAAGCCGCTGGTGAATGCCGAGCTGTCTGTCCTGGTGGATGTCCTGCACCAGCCTGAACTCCTGTTCCTGGAGGGCACTGATGCAAGGCAGCGCTGCGAATCAGGAGGCTTCATTTCCAA ACTGATTCAGCACACTAAAGCCCTGATGAACTCAGAGGAGAAGCTCTGTATTAAGGTTTTGAGGACCCTGCAGGAGATGCTCATACGTACACTGGACTTTGACGAGAAG GGCATTGCACTGAGGAAGGTGCTGCTACAGAACTACCTCTTTACAAACAAGAAGGTCAACAACAAGGCCGATCTGGCTGACCTTGGAGCTACAG gaGCTGAGCAGGAGAGGGATTGGGTGGCCATAGCTGCCGTCCAGTGTCGTCTGGACAGAGAGGGTGGAACAAAGCTCTTTACAGACCTCGTCATGAGCACCAAGAACGACAAGATCTTCCAGGAGAGCATCCAGCTGGCCATATGTCTCCTGGAGGGAGGCAACACAGAGATCCAG AACTCCTTCTACAAGCTGATGATGGGGGACAACAAGTCAGAGAAGTTCTTCAAGGTCCTCCACGACCGGATGAAAAACGCCCAGATGGACATCAAGGCCAACGTATCAGTCAGTGTGGGAGAGATGAGCAACAAGGCCAATGACAACAAAGACCTGGACACTG GCTCCAATACAATGCCTCACCTGGGCCCATCTATCTCCCCAGTCCCTGTCGCGGCCCTGGCCCCTGAGTCTGAGcagaaggaggtggagacagagatgggccCTGCCGTCATCATTATGAAACCCATACTCCGCTTCCTTCAGCTGCTCTGTGAGAACCACAACCAGGACTTACAG AACTTCCTGCGCTGTCAGAATAACAAGACCAACTACAACCTGGTGTGTGAAACACTGCAGTTCCTGGACATCATGTGCGGTAGCACCACAGGTGGCCTGGGTCTGCTGGGTCTCTACATCAACGAGAGCAACGTGGGCCTCATCACCCAGACCCTGGAGACACTCACGGAGTACTGCCAGGGTCCGTGCCAGGAGAACCAG ACCTGTATCGTGACTCATGAGTCAAACGGCATCGATATCATCACAGCCCTGATACTGAATGACATCAGTCCTCTGTGTCGGTACCGCATGGAGATGGTTCTGAAGCTCAAG GACAACGCATCCAAGCTGCTGCTTGCTCTGATGGAGAGCCGCCATGACAGTGAGAATGCAGAGAGGATACTCTTCAACCTCCGACCTCGGGAACTG GTGAAAGTCATAAAGAAAGCCTACCAGCAGGAGAGTGAGTGTGAAGGTGGAGAAGTGTCACCTCAAGAGGTCGGCCACAACATCTACATCCTGGCACTTCAG CTGGCGAGGCACAATAAGATCCTGTTCAGTCTACTGAAACCTGCCAAGAGGACCAAGGAGGGAGAAGATGGTATATCCTCCATg CTGAACCTGAACAACAGGCCGCTCGCTCAGATGTTGAAACCCACAGTGCCCATGGAGGTCGAGGAGCAGGACCCGCTGGAGTTCTATGACAAGCACACTTCACAGATCGAG ATTGTGCGTGAGGACCGCAGCATGGAGCAGATTGTGTTCCCCATTCATCCCATCTGCGAGTTCCTCACGGAGGAGTCCAAGTTCCGTGTGTTCAACACCACAGAGCAGGACGAGCAGGGTAGCAAAGTGACACACTTCTTCCAGCAGGCCTCCTTCCTCCACAACGAGATGGAGTGGCAGAAGAAGCTCCGCA GTATGCCGGTGCTGTTTTGGTTTTCTCGCAGGATGAGCACTTGGGGGAGCATATCATTTAACCTGGCAGTTTTCATCAACCTCATCATTGCCTTCTTCTACCCCTACGACTCAGGCCAAG GTGCGATAGATGACTCGATGCTGTCCATGTTGTTCTGGGGCTtcctgggtctgtctgtgatGGGCATGTTCTCCCAGCGCTACGGCCTGAGGCCCTTCACTGTGGCTCTCATACTACGCTCTATCTACAGCTTCGGCATCGGACCCACTCTCATCCTGCTCGGCACCCTCAAC CTGATTAATAAGATCGTGTTTGTGGTCAGTTTTGTGGGCAACAACGGGACGTTTATCATGGGCTACCGTGCCATGATTATGGATGTGGAGTTTCTTTACCACCTGGCCTATGTCCTAACCAGCACCCTGGGGCTCTGTGTTCACGAACTCTTCTACAGCTTCCTG CTGTTTGATCTGATctaccgggaggagaccctgttTAATGTGATCAAGAGTGTGACCCGTAATGGTCGCTCCATCCTGCTCACCGCCCTGCTGGCCCTCATCCTGGTCTACCTCTTCTCCATTGTGGGCTTCCTCTGCCTCAAGAACGACTTCATCATGGAGGTGGACCCCCTGCCCCAGATACAATCAG gagaacatgacaatgaggtGGCATCACAAGACTTCCTCAACTCCTGCAGTGGAGACGGAGTCAGTTGCACCTCCGAGGCAGGACTCCCTGCTGAGCCCGACG AGGAGAACAATTCCGAGCGAGCCTGTGACACTCTGCTCATGTGCATTGTGACGGTGCTGAACCACGGGCTGAGGAacggtggaggggtgggggatgTGCTACGGAAACCCTCCAAGAAC